One window from the genome of Alnus glutinosa chromosome 13, dhAlnGlut1.1, whole genome shotgun sequence encodes:
- the LOC133855092 gene encoding trihelix transcription factor GT-3b-like, with amino-acid sequence MMFGGGGDGEVLGGMGVMRAAAVLSPKAQAAMQAQAQWSEQETRDFIAIRAEAEMERDRGTTGNASKSSKRSKTTSLWEVVSARMGERGYKRTPEQCKCKWKNLLNRYKGKETADPEIGRQCPFFDELHAVFTERAKNMQRLLIVSEGGSSQSKKRVKRLTGDRSSDEFSDEEDEDEDDSEGEKPARSNLRKRKAEGLTMDKSAKVTNTRELLKDFFQQQHRMEMQWREIMERRAQERQLFEQEWRQTMVKLERERLTTEQIWREREEQRRMREETRAERRDALLTTLLNKLIHENNL; translated from the exons ATGATGTTTGGTGGCGGAGGAGATGGTGAAGTGTTGGGCGGAATGGGCGTGATGAGGGCAGCGGCGGTGCTGAGTCCCAaagcacaggcggcgatgcaggcGCAAGCACAGTGGAGCGAGCAGGAGACGAGGGATTTCATCGCGATCCGTGCGGAGGCGGAGATGGAGAGGGATAGGGGCACCACCGGGAACGCGTCCAAAAGCAGCAAGAGGAGCAAAACCACCAGTCTCTGGGAGGTGGTGAGTGCCAGGATGGGGGAGAGAGGGTACAAGAGGACACCTGAGCAGTGCAAATGCAAGTGGAAGAACCTCCTCAACCGCTACAag GGGAAGGAAACTGCTGATCCGGAGATTGGGCGGCAATGCCCATTTTTTGATGAGCTCCATGCAGTATTTACTGAAAGAGCAAAGAACATGCAGCGATTACTTATTGTATCTGAGGGAGGTTCTTCCCAGTCAAAGAAAAGGGTCAAGAGATTGACTGGAGATCGATCATCAGATGAATTCtcagatgaagaagatgaggatgAAGATGATAGCGAGGGGGAGAAGCCTGCTAGAAGCAATTTGCGAAAAAGGAAGGCTGAAGGACTCACAATGGACAAGTCTGCAAAAGTAACCAACACTCGGGAATTGCTGAAGGATTTTTTCCAGCAGCAACATAGGATGGAGATGCAGTGGAGGGAGATAATGGAGAGGCGCGCGCAAGAGCGGCAGTTATTTGAGCAGGAATGGCGACAGACAATGGTGaagcttgagagagagaggctaaCGACAGAGCAGATTTGGAGGGAGAGGGAAGAACAGAGGAGAATGAGAGAAGAGACCCGGGCAGAGAGGAGGGATGCCCTGTTGACTACCCTCTTGAACAAACTTATCCATGAAAATAACCTCTGA